The following coding sequences lie in one Gouania willdenowi chromosome 5, fGouWil2.1, whole genome shotgun sequence genomic window:
- the LOC114463659 gene encoding metalloproteinase inhibitor 4-like isoform X1 codes for MVVVSQEQSMGLGLWVLLLLGAGMEEAVEGCSCHPAHPQQLFCSAEIVIRAKISGEKIVSPSNSSSPYMKMIQYEVKMIKMFKGFDKAKDIQYVYTPIFSSLCGVKLDSNNKAGYLLSAGSMWSDGRISIGQCDLVESWDNLSVSQKKNLNYRYQMGCECKINTCYTVPCASTGDDECLWTDWLLDNSLNGEQARQYACIRRSDSSCSWYRGGPPPEKDFFDMTDP; via the exons atggtgGTGGTGTCCCAGGAGCAGAGCATGGGTTTGGGGCTCTGGGTGCTCCTTCTGCTTGGTGCAGGAATGGAGGAGGCAGTGGAGGGATGTAGCTGCCACCCTGCACACCCGCAGCAGCTCTTCTGCAGCGCTGAGATCG TGATAAGGGCTAAGATCTCTGGGGAGAAGATAGTGTCTCCTAGCAACAGCTCCTCACCTTACATGAAGATGATCCAATACGAAGTCAAGATGATCAAG ATGTTCAAAGGGTTCGATAAGGCCAAGGACATCCAGTATGTATACACTCCAATCTTCTCCTCTCTGTGCGGGGTCAAATTAGACTCCAACAACAAAGCTGGATATCTGCTTTCAG CAGGGAGCATGTGGAGTGATGGGAGGATTTCCATTGGCCAGTGTGACCTGGTAGAGTCTTGGGACAACTTATCAGTTTCACAAAAGAAAAATCTCAACTACAGATACCAGATGGGGTGTGAATGCAAA ATCAACACCTGTTACACTGTTCCGTGTGCGTCTACAGGAGACGATGAGTGCTTGTGGACAGACTGGCTGCTGGATAACAGTCTAAATGGGGAGCAGGCCCGGCAGTACGCCTGCATCCGGCGCTCTGACTCTAGCTGTAGCTGGTACCGGGGGGGACCTCCACCTGAGAAAGACTTCTTCGATATGACCGACCCTTGA
- the LOC114463659 gene encoding metalloproteinase inhibitor 4-like isoform X2, translating to MVVVSQEQSMGLGLWVLLLLGAGMEEAVEGCSCHPAHPQQLFCSAEIVIRAKISGEKIVSPSNSSSPYMKMIQYEVKMIKMFKGFDKAKDIQYVYTPIFSSLCGVKLDSNNKAGYLLSGSMWSDGRISIGQCDLVESWDNLSVSQKKNLNYRYQMGCECKINTCYTVPCASTGDDECLWTDWLLDNSLNGEQARQYACIRRSDSSCSWYRGGPPPEKDFFDMTDP from the exons atggtgGTGGTGTCCCAGGAGCAGAGCATGGGTTTGGGGCTCTGGGTGCTCCTTCTGCTTGGTGCAGGAATGGAGGAGGCAGTGGAGGGATGTAGCTGCCACCCTGCACACCCGCAGCAGCTCTTCTGCAGCGCTGAGATCG TGATAAGGGCTAAGATCTCTGGGGAGAAGATAGTGTCTCCTAGCAACAGCTCCTCACCTTACATGAAGATGATCCAATACGAAGTCAAGATGATCAAG ATGTTCAAAGGGTTCGATAAGGCCAAGGACATCCAGTATGTATACACTCCAATCTTCTCCTCTCTGTGCGGGGTCAAATTAGACTCCAACAACAAAGCTGGATATCTGCTTTCAG GGAGCATGTGGAGTGATGGGAGGATTTCCATTGGCCAGTGTGACCTGGTAGAGTCTTGGGACAACTTATCAGTTTCACAAAAGAAAAATCTCAACTACAGATACCAGATGGGGTGTGAATGCAAA ATCAACACCTGTTACACTGTTCCGTGTGCGTCTACAGGAGACGATGAGTGCTTGTGGACAGACTGGCTGCTGGATAACAGTCTAAATGGGGAGCAGGCCCGGCAGTACGCCTGCATCCGGCGCTCTGACTCTAGCTGTAGCTGGTACCGGGGGGGACCTCCACCTGAGAAAGACTTCTTCGATATGACCGACCCTTGA